In Nostoc edaphicum CCNP1411, the sequence GAAGATATTCGGGAGTTATTTCGGTTTATCGACTGGATAATGGTTTTGCCAAAAGAGTTGGCACTTAGTTTTAAAACAAAAGTGAGAAGTTACGAGGAGGCAGATAGAATGCGGTACGTAACTAGTATTGAAAGGCTAGCAAAAGAAGAAGGAATTGTTGAAAATGCGAGAGAAAGCATCATTACAGTCCTAGAAACACGATTTGGAGAAGTGCCAAGCTCTATTGTCGAAGTTATCAATAAGATAGAAGAACCATCTGTGCTAAAAATGCTTCATAAAAGTGCGATCGCAATTCCTTCCATAGCAGAATTTCAGCAAGTTTTAGATAGTCTTACCTCTGGGGAATGAGCATAGTGGCTGATTGCCAGATATCCATTGTTTTATTTGAAGGAATGGTGTCTTGTTTACTTGTTGCACACTCACTTTCATTAGCAAAATGTGGAAAAAAGTTTAAAATGCAAAATTAGAAAATCTCTATGTTCTTTTCCGTTTGTAATTTACTTATTGGTAATATAGGAATCATATTTGATTTCTGAAAAAAACTACGAGATAATACGGACAGAATATTTGTCTAATAGCTAACAATGATAAACCAGCATCTACAAGCCGCGATCGCAGAACTACAAGAATTTATAGATGATCGCCCAGATGCGCGTGAGGTGAGGAAAGCGTTGGCAGTCAAATTGGTTTATCAAGGCTACAAGTATGAGGAAATTCAAACAATTTTAGATGTGTCACTGGGTTCGATAACAAGCTGGAAGCAAGCTTATGAGGAAGATGGAATTTCGGGACTGCGCCTGAACCACAAGGGAAAAAAAAGTTACTTAACTGCTCAACAACGAGAAGAAGTTTTAAGTTGGTTGCAAACAAAAGAATGTTGGGAACTTGGTGAACTCGAATATAAATTGGCTTTTGAATATGATGTAACTTATGAGTCAAAGCGGAGCTATTATGACTTATTTGATGCGGCAGGAATTAGTTGGAAGAAAACTACTTCTTTAAATCCAAAAGCTGACGAGGACGCTGTTGCTGCAAAAAAAAAAGAGATTGAAACACTATTGGCAAGGCATCGGCAGGAAATTGAAGAAGGAAAGTTGAGAGTATTGCTGCTTGATGAGTGTCATTTAATGTGGGGAGATTTAAGTGGGTATGTCTGGGGAAAAACTGACCAAGAAATAGCAGTGAGAGTTGTTAATATACGAGACAAACAGACATACTACGGGGCAGTTGACTATCTGGAGGGAAGCTTACTACTAAAAGCGTATAACGCAGGTAACTCAGAAAATACAATTGATTATCTACGTTATTTATTAGATCAGTCCCCCAATCAAAGATTACTTCTTTTTTGGGATGGTGCTTCTTACCATCGTTCACATCTGGTTCAAAACTTTTTAGGCGAGGTAAACCAAGATTTGTCTCAAGAGGAGTGGAAAATTCACTGCGTCCGCTTTGCTCCTAATTGCCCGTCACAAAATCCAATTGAGGATATTTGGTTACAAGCTAAAACCTGGGTGCGGCGTTTCTGTGCCTTGATTCCTTCGTTCTCACATCTCAAATGGATGTTTGAGTGGTTTATCCGGCACACTACCTTTGATTTTGCGACTCTTCAAATGTACGGAGCTTTTTCAGAAATCAAATATTAGTCCTATAGCAAGTTATGCTCAATTTCTTGTCTAAGTTTCTCACTAATATTACAATCGCTGTCTAAGCAGTTTACCAGGAGTTTGTTACTATTATAATACTGATTTAGTAGTTTAGCTTGTCTATAACTGAACTGCCAGTTATGACCAATATTACGATGTTCAATCATCAAAGCTATTAACTGCTCAGTCCAAGCTTGGCTATTTTCCTGCCACCATTCTCCAAATCCTTCTAATTTTTCAAATAGGTATTCCCATTCTGGTATTGCCTGATTGAGTTTATCTCGTAGCAACTGCAATGCAGTCTTAAAATCTGATTGAAAAGAAGAAGATAAATCAATAGCCTTTCCAAGAAAATCGTCAATATCAGCTAGCTTACAACAAGTATAATCCCGATCAAGAAACGCTTGTACACGGGATGATTTATCAATAGTTTCATCATGAATATCAGTAGCATCAAGACGTTGAGAAAAAGCATTAGCTAGGTCATCACTTAGAACAAGACTATTTGTGAGAACCTCATTGAGTAACCAATCTACCTCTATATCATCTAAAGTATCTTCTGAATCCCATCCAAGAGCATTATCTAAATCATATAAAGTATTTCCTGAATCCCCTTCAAGAGTATTATCTAATTTATTTTGTTCACTATTTAAGATCATTTCAAAATATAATGCTCTTATAGCTGCTGGCTTGTAAAAATATTCAAACGAACTAGATTTATGAGCAAGCCATTCTAAAAAATGTTGTAATTTTTCATCGGAAGCGGCTAATTTATCAACTTCTCGCTTCATTAACAATACTAAATTATCTGCTTTTTCCATAACTCCAACGGTTAGTAAAAACACCTCTTGCCAGCGTTTTTCATTGATATGTTTTACTAAATTTTCATACGCTAAAGTAGATACAATTTTTCTAGCGCAGAAATACTCTTGAAAAGTCAGATGCGAAAAAGAATAAATTCCTTTTGATCTTTCCACCAGTAAACCATGTTGGGCTTCAATAGATTTCAAAACAGCTTCGCTATCAAGTTTCAAAACCTCTGGTTCTAAATTAAAAGATTGTAAATTACTGATAAACTTGACGATATATGCCTCTACAGTTTTTTGTTTAAAGAAATAGTCTTTCTGCTCAAAGGTAGTAAAAGCAATTTCGCTGAGTAAATCTTCTTTACAGTCCAACGATAAATTTTGATAAATTTGATTGCGCTCAATATTACGTTTAGCATCCCATTTCTTAAGCAATATATCCAAACCTTCTTTATAAAGTTCTGAACGGTTCGCTGGAAAATCTTCGTTTTCCTCAAATATCAAACACAGTAAGGTCAGCAATAGTGGATTAGTTGCCAGATCAAAAATCCGTTTGTTTGCTTGTAGTTTTTCAATAAATATTTCAGCTTTCACTTGACAGTTTAAGCTGAACCAGTTGTGAGCAAAAATAGCAATCTGTTCTTTGTCAAAATCTGCCACTTCTACTTCAGTAAACGGTTCAAAGGTGTATTCTTTGGCAGCTATCCGACAGGTTATAACAAATTGATTGGTGTGGAACTGTTCGGAAATATTCCGAGTTTGCCATAAAATACGCTTTGTATCTTCTTCTCTAACTTCATCAAGACCATCCAGTAAAACCAAAACTTTACCCTGTCTCAACAGCTGCTCAGTTTTCACGCTGCTATTTTGGATACCACAGATAAATAATTGTTGAGTAATGTACTGGAGAATATCTAGCTGTTTAGGGTCTTGTGCAAAGTCTTTGAGGATGATGAATACGGGAACTCGGTTTGTCAAAAACTGCCCTTCGATACAGTGCATCGCCAAATACTTCAAAAATGTAGTCTTTCCTGCGCCCGGTTTACCTAAAACCATTAGTTTATTGTGATGCTGCACTGCTTTTAGCCCTGGCACGCGCTTCTCACTGGGTTCATGAAGTCCAAAATGATCAAAGTCTTCCCGATCAAACTTTTGCAGCAGTTGCCCAATTTTCACTCGCCTGCGTTTTGTGGTTTTCTCCAGAATGTTGACGTTAGTATAGATGCCTCGCTCTCCAGTTAACTCAATAGGCTGATCCATATCCAGCACACGCATCGTTCCACACTTTTCTTTGATGCTGGGTTTAATCTTTTCCCGGATTTCTTGAACTAGAGCATCAATATCATCCTCTGCAATGTCAGCAGTTGAGCCACCAGAAGGTTTCTGCTGGGAATATCGCTTTTCAAGATACTCTCGCAAGCGGCTTTCTTTCACAGGCCCACTGCCGCAAATACTGAACTTTTTGTAAACCCCCGTTAGAAAACTGTTGAGATTGCTGTTAGAGATGTTAAACGCTTGTGTAACTTGAACTCGACTCTTGCCACTACTGAAGATTTCTAAAAAGACTGCCTTTTCTCGGTTTGACAATTCGCTGTATTGCTCTAGTTGTGTTAGGAAGTCTCTTGGTAACGACATATACCTAGTGTGAAATCGCCTTAAAGTTCAGTCTAGCTTGCGTTTGCAGAAATTGGCGGCTAATCAAGATATGTCAAGACAAGTCAATGTAAGTCACTACAAGTCAAATAAATAACTACAAAACAAAATTGCGACATTGAACTCAGTCAAGCAGCTGAGGCGATCGCAATGTTAGAAATATTAATTACTCTGATTCTCAAGAAATCTATTGAAGTTATCCTAGTGCTATTGCTGAAAAAAATCTGGGCATGGCTGCTGAGGGATGAAAGCTTTCAATGTCTCAACCACTTTCTGAAAATGCAGATTCTTATACTCTATCTTGATTGCATTTTGCTCAAAACATCTCTAAAGTCTCTGCCTGAGCCAACAAAAGAGAACGATTCACACACATATAGCTAGACAAATTGTTACAAATACAGCTAGTCTTACAAAAATTTACTTTTACCCCGTACCTTGCATCTATATGACTTCACAATCTTCTCGCTCTGACAAAATTCTGGTTGTTGATGACTCTCCTGATAACGTGTTTTTGATCAAAACTATTTTGGAGGAAGAAGGTTACACAGTTAGCACCGCAGAAAATGGAATTTCAGCCTTGGCAGAATTGAAAGCTTCTCCTTGTGACTTGGTTTTACTGGATCTGATGATGCCAGGTATGGATGGATACGAAGTCACCAAGCATATTCGCGGTGAGATGAAATTGCCGCAATATATCCCCATATTGCTGATCACTGCCCACGATACGCCCAACGTCGCCCACGGTTTAGACTTGGGTGCTGATGATTTTATCCGCAAACCTGTAACAGTAGATGAATTGCTGGCACGAGTGCGATCGCTCCTGCGTTTGAAGCATAGTATGGATGAACGTGATGAAATTGCCCGTCAGCGAGAAGATTTTGTCTCCCGCCTCACCCATGACTTACGCACTCCCTTGGTAGCTGCCGATCGCATGTTGATGCTATTTCAGCAAGGTGCTTTGGGAACATTATCAACGCAAATGCAGGAAGTAATCGCCATCATGGCCCGTAGTAATATCAACCTGCTTACTATGGTCAATACCTTATTGGAAGTTTATCGCTTTGAAGCAGGTCGCAAAAGTTTGGCATTTCAACCAGTTAATCTGAGACAACTGCTAGAAGAAGTGATGGGAGAATTGTCACCTCTAGCCCAAGACAAAGCATTGTCCCTAAATTTGGACTTTACTGAAGAGTCAAATACAGTGATGGGCGATCGCTTGGAACTGCATCGTCTATTCACCAATCTCATAGGCAATGCAATCAAATTTACCAACTCTGGATCTATTACTATTCGTTTTACTTCTCAACGCCAGTTCGACAACAGTAGTCAATCTCAGTTATCTGGAAAATCCAATTCTGGTGACTATATTAGAATTGAGATAGCGGATACTGGCCCAGGTATTCCCCCTGAAGAACAAGCCACTATCTTTGAACGATTTCGCCAAGGCAGCCACAAAACTTCTGGTAGTGGCTTAGGATTGTACCTTGCTCGTCGA encodes:
- a CDS encoding NACHT domain-containing protein is translated as MRVLDMDQPIELTGERGIYTNVNILEKTTKRRRVKIGQLLQKFDREDFDHFGLHEPSEKRVPGLKAVQHHNKLMVLGKPGAGKTTFLKYLAMHCIEGQFLTNRVPVFIILKDFAQDPKQLDILQYITQQLFICGIQNSSVKTEQLLRQGKVLVLLDGLDEVREEDTKRILWQTRNISEQFHTNQFVITCRIAAKEYTFEPFTEVEVADFDKEQIAIFAHNWFSLNCQVKAEIFIEKLQANKRIFDLATNPLLLTLLCLIFEENEDFPANRSELYKEGLDILLKKWDAKRNIERNQIYQNLSLDCKEDLLSEIAFTTFEQKDYFFKQKTVEAYIVKFISNLQSFNLEPEVLKLDSEAVLKSIEAQHGLLVERSKGIYSFSHLTFQEYFCARKIVSTLAYENLVKHINEKRWQEVFLLTVGVMEKADNLVLLMKREVDKLAASDEKLQHFLEWLAHKSSSFEYFYKPAAIRALYFEMILNSEQNKLDNTLEGDSGNTLYDLDNALGWDSEDTLDDIEVDWLLNEVLTNSLVLSDDLANAFSQRLDATDIHDETIDKSSRVQAFLDRDYTCCKLADIDDFLGKAIDLSSSFQSDFKTALQLLRDKLNQAIPEWEYLFEKLEGFGEWWQENSQAWTEQLIALMIEHRNIGHNWQFSYRQAKLLNQYYNSNKLLVNCLDSDCNISEKLRQEIEHNLL
- a CDS encoding hybrid sensor histidine kinase/response regulator → MTSQSSRSDKILVVDDSPDNVFLIKTILEEEGYTVSTAENGISALAELKASPCDLVLLDLMMPGMDGYEVTKHIRGEMKLPQYIPILLITAHDTPNVAHGLDLGADDFIRKPVTVDELLARVRSLLRLKHSMDERDEIARQREDFVSRLTHDLRTPLVAADRMLMLFQQGALGTLSTQMQEVIAIMARSNINLLTMVNTLLEVYRFEAGRKSLAFQPVNLRQLLEEVMGELSPLAQDKALSLNLDFTEESNTVMGDRLELHRLFTNLIGNAIKFTNSGSITIRFTSQRQFDNSSQSQLSGKSNSGDYIRIEIADTGPGIPPEEQATIFERFRQGSHKTSGSGLGLYLARRIVEAHQGIILLNSELGKGSVFIVLLPSKT